GCGTCTCGCGAAGCCGAGGAACGCTATCGCAATCTGTTCAACTCAATAGACGAAGGCTTTTGCGTCATTGAAATGCTCTTCGATGACCAGCAAAAGCCGGTCGATTTTCGTTATCTGGAAGTCAATCCTGCTTTCGAAATGCAGACGGGAATGCGCAACGTGACGGGAAAACGGGTGCGCGAAATGATCCCCGATCTTGAAGCGTACTGGTTTGAGATTTACGGCAAAGTCGCGCTGACGGGTGAATCACTGCGCTTTATCAACGAAGTCAAGGCGCTGGACCGGTGGTTCGATATCCATGCGACCCGGCTGGGCGGACCGGAAAACCGGCAAGTCGCCATCATTTTTGACAATGTCACCCAACGCATGAAGGCCGACGAAGCCTTGCGCCAGAGCGAAGCGCGTTTTCGCTTGTTGTTTGACCGGGGGCCGGTCGCCATCTATTCGTGCGATACCTCGGGAATGATCAAGGAATTCAACCCCTGCGCCGTGAAACTATGGGGACGCGAACCGACACCGGAAGATATTGACGAGCGGTTCTGCGGCTCATCCAGGGTGTATTGCCTGGACGGCACGCTACTAACCCCCGAGCAAAACCCGGTGATTGCGGTGCTGAAGGGTGAAATGCTCCAGGCGCATGACGTGGAAGCCTTGATCGAGCGGCCCGATGGCTCGCGAATTCATGTCATTGCCAATATTGTTCCTCTCAGAAACAGCTGGGGCGAAATCACCGGCGCCATCAACTGCTTTTACGACATCACCGAGCGCAGCCGCCTGGAGCAAAAGACGCAGGAGCAGGCGCAAGCCCTGGCCGAGCTGCACCAGCGCAAGGATGAGTTCCTGGCGATGCTCAGCCATGAACTGCGCAACCCGCTCGCGCCCCTTGCCAGCGCCGTGCAACTGCTGCGGCGCCAGAAGAACGAAGCACCGCTGCAGCAGCAGGCCCTGGGCATCATCGAGCGCCAGACCGGGCAGCTCAAGCACCTGGTGGATGACCTGATGGAAATCTCCCGCATCACCAGCGGCAGTGTCCGGCTTCGCCAGGAGCGGGTCAGCCTGGGCGATGTCGTGGAACGGGCGCTGGAAACCACCCGGCCGCTGATGCTGCAGCGCCGCCATGAACTCGCGGTGTCGCTGCCGCAGCAACCGGTCTGGCTGCATGCCGACGCCACCCGGCTGGAGCAGGTGCTGGTGAACCTGCTCACCAACGCCGCCAAGTACACCGACAAGGGCGGGCGCATCTGGCTGAGTGCCGGGCAGGAGGAGGCCACCGGGACGGGTGCGGCGGTGGTCCGGGTGCGCGATACCGGCATCGGCATCGCGCCTGAACTGTTGCCGCGCATCTTTGATTTGTTCACGCAGGCCGAACGCTCGATTGACCGCTCGCAAGGCGGCCTGGGCATCGGCCTGTGCCTGGTGCAGCGACTGGTGGAGTTGCACGGCGGAACCGTGGCAGTGCGCAGCGTCCTGGGGCAAGGCAGCGAATTCGTCGTGCGCCTGCCGGTCATGCCGGTTGACATGCCGCAGCCGTCCGTGCCGCAGCCTTCCGTCAAACCGGCCCAGCCACCCGGCAATGGCTGCCGGGTGCTGGCTGTCGATGACAACGTGGACGCGGTCCAAAGCCTGGCGATGCTGCTGAAGATGTCCGGGCATGTGGTTGAAATTGCCTACGACGGCCCGAGCGCCCTGACCATGGCCCTGGCCATGCGGCCCGACGTGATGCTGCTGGACATCGGCTTGCCCGGACTCACCGGCTACGAGGTGGCCGAGCAGGTTCGCCAAGAGCCTGCGCTCAAGAACATCGTGCTGGTCGCCCTGACGGGGTATGGACGCGCGGCGGACCGGCAGTTCTCGAAAGACGCGGGGTTTGACTACCATCTGGTCAAGCCCGCCGACTTTCGCGAGGTCGAGAAAATCCTGGCGGTCGTCGCCGGGCAGGCCGCCTTGCCGGGTCGGTAAAGTTCAGTCTGTTGCGGTCTGCCGGTTGGATACGCCCGGCCGCCGTGACGGCCGGGCTTGCATGCACAATGGCAACCCATGCTTATCCATCCCGACATCAATCCCGTTGCGCTCCAGCTCGGCCCGCTGGCCATTCACTGGTACGGCCTGACTTACCTGGCGGCCTTTGGCCTGTTCTTTTTCCTGGCCAGCCTGCGCCTGCGCCACGAACCCTATGCGTCCATCACCGGCCCGGGCGCCTGGTCGAGCCGGGACATCGAGGACATTTTGTTTCTGGGCGTGATGGGCGTGGTGATTGGCGGGCGGCTGGGCTACTGCCTGTTCTACAAGCCCGGCTACTACCTCACGCATCCGCTGGAGATTTTTGCCGTCTGGCAGGGCGGCATGAGCTTTCATGGCGGCATGCTGGGCGTGCTGGTGTCGCAGTGGTGGTTTGCGCGCTCGCGCCAGCGGCCCTGGCTGCAGGTGATGGACTTCATTGCGCCGTGCGTGCCGACCGGGCTGGCGGCGGGGCGCGTGGGCAACTTCATCAACGGCGAACTCTGGGGCCGTTTCAGCGCGCCTGATTTGCCGTGGGGCATGGTGTTTGCGCACAGCGGCTCGATGCTGCCGCGCCACCCGTCGCAGGTGTACCAGTTCCTGATGGAAGGCCTGCTGCTGTTCGTGCTGCTGTGGCTTTATGCGCGCAAGCCGCGCAAGATGGGGCAGGTTTCGGGCGCCTTTCTGGTCGGCTATGGCGTGTTTCGTTTCATCGCCGAGTTTTTCCGCGAGCCTGATGATTTTCTCGGCATCCTGGCGCTTGGCATGAGCATGGGCCAGTGGCTGTGCGTTCCCATGATCGGCGCCGGCATCTGGCTCTGGATCTGGGCTTCAAACCGCACTTCGCGCATATAGCACGGGCGCAAGGCGCTATTTATTTCATAGTGAATCCGTTTTTTTGCCTTTTTCCGCAAGGGCAAGGAATGCCGGCATTCCATCACTTCCAGGAGTTCCTTCCATGAACAGCAGCAACTGGATAGGCCGCAATGTCTCCCGGCTGCTGCCTGCCGCCTCTGCAAAGCAAATAGACGCTGATGCGCAGGACGAACGGGCGCAGGCAGCTAGCAAATCAGGAGCAGAAGACGCTTCAAAAGACAGCCCCGCCGCCCGCTCCATTCCAGTGCGCCTCGAAGCCACGCTGCGCCAGGAGGGCGAGGCGCTGTCGCCCCGTCTGCTGCGCCGCGCCTTGCAGGAGCTGCAGGCCATCATCGACCCGCGCGTGAGCGAGGTCGAGGGCGGGCGGCGCGCCATGGACGTGGCCGCCTGGTATGCGGGCGCCCCGCTGGCGCAGCGCCGCGACCTGTGGCTGCTGATGAGCGAAATTTTTGTCGCCGATGCGCAAAAAACCAGGGAGGCCCAGGCGAAGTTCGCCGCAGCGGTCGGCACGCCCGACGAGGCCGTGGCCGAGGTGCATTACCGCCGCGCCACCGTGTCGCCGCGCCGCCGCCTGCTCCAGCGCTTCAGCGTGTACCCGCAAGGCGTTCGCTTCCTGGTCGATTTGCGGGCCGAAATGCTGCCCTTCCTGAAGGCCGACAAACGGCTGATGGCGCTCGATGTCGAGCTGGAATACATGTTCTCGACCTGGTTCGACGTCGGTTTTCTGGATTTGCGCCGCATCAGCTGGGACTCGCCGGCCTCCTTGATTGAAAAGCTGATCCAGTACGAGGCGGTGCATGACATCAAGAGCTGGGCCGATGTGAAGAACCGCCTGGACAGCGACCGGCGCTGCTACGGGTTTTTCCATCCGCGCCTGCCGGGCATTCCCCTGATTTTTGTCGAGGTCGCGCTGGTCGGCGAGATGGCGGCAGGCATCATGCCGCTGCTCGACGAGCATGCCGCCGCGTCCGACCTGGACAAGGCGACCACCGCCATTTTTTATTCGATCAGCAACACCCAGCCCGGCTTGCGCGGCGTGAGTTTTGGCGATTCGCTGATCAAGCGCGTGGTGGAAACGCTCAAGGACGAGTTTCCCAAGCTGAAGGTGTTTGCCACGCTGTCGCCGATTCCGGGCTTGCGGAGCTGGCTCGGCAAGAATGCCGCTGCCCTGCTCGACCAGCTGGCCGACAAGGAGCGCACGGCGCTGAGCCAGGCCATCGGTCCCGATCCGCTCACGCCCGGCGGTTTCCTGGCGGCCATTGAAAGTCCGCTGGAGTTGCCCGAGAAGTCGCCGCTGCGCCGGATGCTGCTGCAGTGCGCCGCCCATTACCTCGGGCAGGGGCTGCAAGACGGCAAGCCGCTCGATGCGGTGGCGCGCTTTCACCTGGGCAATGGCGCCCGCGTGGAACGCCTCAACTGGGCCGCCGACCCGTCGCCCAAGGGCCTCAAACAGTCGTACGGCCTGATGGTCAATTACCTGTATGACCTCAAGCGCCTGGACAAGCACCGTGCGCTGCTGGCGCAGGGCAAGGTTCCGGTATCGATGGAACTCCAGGATTTGTATATTTGACGGCCTGTGCCTGAGTCAACCCTGAAAGAAGGAAACCATGAGATTTGAATTGCTTGATGCCAACGGCCTTGCCGGGGCGGGCGCGTAAATGAGCGGCCAGGTATTGCTGGAAATTTCGGGTTCGTTCGCGGCGGTCACGCTGTCGCATCCAGGCAAGTTCAACGCCATGTCGCGCGCGATGTGGTGCGAGCTGCGCGCCGCTTTTGAGGCCATCCAGCAGCGCCGCGATGTGCACTGCGTGCTGGTCCGGGGTGACAGCGGCCACTTTTGCGCGGGCGGCGATATTTCCGAATATGCAGGTTTCCGCTTCGAGCAAGCCAGCCTGCGCGACTTCCATGAAAACGATGTCTGGGGCGGCCTGCAGGCGATGCTCGATTGCGACGTGCCCATCCTTGCGCAGATCGAGGGCAACTGCATGGGCGCCGGCGTCGAGATTGCCAGTTGCTGCGACATCCGCATGGCCGCCGACAGCGCCCGCTTTGGCGCGCCGATTGCCCGGCTGGGCTTTCCGATGGCGCCGCGCGAGGCGGCGCTGGTGATGCGCGCCGTGGGCGAGCTGACGGCGCGCGAGATGCTGCTGTCGGCCGCCGTGCTGGACGCGGCCGAGATGAAGCAGCGCGGCTTTCTGAACCAGGTGCTTGCGGCCGACGCGCTGGACGCTGCGGTGCAGGAGCGCATCCACCGCATCCGGCAACTTGCGCCGCAGGCCGCGCGCCTGAATAAAGCATCGTTTCGGGCTCTTGCGCATGTCCCGCCTGCGCAAGCAGCTATAGATTTAATAGTGACTGCGTATGATTACGCGGATTCTGGCGAGCACCGTGAAGGCATAGGTGCCTTCATGGAAAAGCGTCCTCCGGCGTTCAGGCCATGAACGGCTGCATTCCCCATTTTTGACATTTTTGAATCCCATGATCAACCACAACCTGTTTGCCGCGCTGCGGGCTGCCTTTCCTGACGCGCTGGACGAAGTCGCCATTGAAACCGGCGACGGCCTGCTGTATTCATGGCGCGACCTGGAGCACGGCAGCGCCATGATGGCCAATCTGCTGCAGTCGCTTAACCTGCCCAAAGGCGCCCGCATTGCCGTGCAGGTCGAGAAATCGGTCGAGGCCATGGTGCTGTACCTGGCCACTTTGCGCGCAGGCTATGTGTTTTTGCCGCTGAACACCGCCTACCAGAGCCTTGAGATCGAGTATTTCATCGGCAATGCCGAGCCGTCGGTGGTGGTCTGCAGCAGCGCCAATTTCGGCTGGGTCAGCAAGATCGCCTTCAAGGCCGGCACGCAACATGTCTTCACGCTGGACGACGACCGCACCGGCTCGCTGTTAGAGCGCGCCGCGCATTGCAGCGACCAGCATGAAGTGGTGGTCAAGCAGCCGGACGACATGGCCGCGATTTTGTACACCAGCGGCACGACAGGACGCAGCAAGGGGGCGATGCTGTCGCACGGCAACCTGCTCAGCAATGCGCGGGTGCTGCAGGATTACTGGGGCTGGAAACAAGGCGATGTGCTGATCCACGCGCTGCCGATTTTCCATGTCCACGGCCTGTTCATCGCCATTCACGGCGCGCTCATCAACGGCAGCAAGATGATCTGGCTGGCCAAGTTCGATCCGAAAAAGGTCATTGAAAAACTGCCGCAAGCGACCGTGTTCATGGGCGTGCCGACGCTGTATGTGCGGCTGCTGGCCGAGCCCGGCCTGACGGTTGATGCCTGCCGCAGCATGCGCCTGTTTATCGCCGGGTCGGCGCCGCTGTTGATCGAAACCTTCCGCGAGTGGCAGGCGCGCACCGGCCACACCATCCTGGAGCGCTACGGCATGTCCGAAACCGCCATGCTGACCTCCAACCCGTACCAGGGCGGCGAGCGGCGCGGCGGCACGGTCGGCTTTGCGCTGCCGGGCGTGAGCCTGCGGGTGGTGGGCGATGACGGCCAGGGCCTGCCGGCCGGCGAGATCGGCAACATCCAGGTCAAGGGGCCGAATGTCTTTTCGGGCTACTGGCGCATGCCCGAAAAAACCGCCGAAGAGTTCACCGCCGACGGCTATTTCAAGACCGGCGACGTCGGCAAAATTGACGCGGACGGCTACATCACCATCGTCGGGCGCAGCAAGGATTTGATCATCAGCGGCGGCTACAACGTCTATCCGGCCGAGATCGAAGGCTATATCAACGAGTTGCCCGGCGTGGCCGAAAGCGCGGTGGTCGGCGTGCCGCACCCGGACTTTGGCGAAGTCGGCGTGGCCGTGGTGATTGCCAAGCCCGGTGCCACGCCCGACGGGGCGCGGATCGTCGCCACGCTCAAGTCAAACCTGGCCAATTTCAAGGTGCCCAAGCAATGCTTCGTGGTCAGCGAGTTGCCGCGCAACACCATGGGCAAGGTGCAGAAAAACGTCTTGCGCGAGCAGTACAAGGCGCTGTTTGCCTGAACGAACTCAAGGCAGCGGCGCAGCCTGTTCGGGCTTCAGTTTGGAGTTACCGCGTTCGGGCAGGGTGGCCAGTACCACGCCGGTCAGCGCAATCGCAAAAGCGCCGACTTGCGTGCCGTTCAGGTGCTCGCCCAGCACCAGCACGCCGACCGCCGCCGCGCTGACCGGCAGCATCACGGTGAACACGCCGGCCTGATTGGCGGGAATGGTTTTCAGGCCGGTCATCCACAGCCACACCGTCCAGACGCTCGCAGCCAGTGCATAAAACACCAGCAGCAGCCAGCTGGCCGGCGCCACCCCGGCAAAGTCAAAACCCCAGGCCATCCACAGCCCCAGCGGCGTGACCAGCGCAAAGCCCCACAGGTTGATCAGCGCCGTGATGCGTTTGGGGCCGAGCACGCCGGTCAGCTTCTTGCCGATCACCGCATACGCCGCCTCGCACAGCACCGCGCCCACCAGCAGCAGATTGCCCAGCCAGGCATTTTTCGAAGACAAATCGGCCTCTTGCGCACTATCCATATGCATGGACAGCTCATTTTTTGATAGCGAAACGAGAGCGATGCCGAGTACCGCGCAGGCCACGGCGGCCCACACGCGTCCGCTGATGCGCTCGCGCAGAAACAGCCAGCTCAGCAGCGCCACCGTGGCCGGAATGGCCGCCATGATGACGCCGGCGGCCACCGCGCTGGTCAGGCTCACGCCAAACAGCATGCAGATCGAAAACAGGAAGTTGCCCAGAAACGACTCCAGGAACAGCAGCCGGCGGGTCTGCGAACTCATTGGCGCTTCATGAGCCGGTTTTTTCAGCCAGTGCGCCATCGCCAGCCCGCCAATGCCAAAGCGCAGCCAGGCCAGCAAAAATACCGGCAGGGCAGCCACCAGCGGCTTGGACAGGGCGACATAACTGCCGACCAGCGACATGCTCAGCGCCAGGCAGGCATAGGCAATCCAGGGGGAAGCGGGGCGGTGTGGCACGTGGGAAGCTCCGGGGCGGGGCAGGAAAAGAAGTGGTTTTCCTGCGGGAAAATAAAGTGGACCCAGCCAGGGCCGGCCGGCCGGGTTATGTTCGGATCAGTTTACCGGAGGACTTTTTTCATGAGCCTGGGTCAGTTCGCCAAGCCTTTGCCCCCAAGCGCCTGAAGCATGCTGCTCCAGTCCGACACTCAGCTGGGCCGCCAGAGCTATTACGAAGCCAGTGTGCTGCGCGAGCCGCCGCTGCCGCCGCTGCAAGAGGCCGTGGATGCGGACGTGCTGGTGGTCGGCGCCGGCTTTGCCGGACTGTCGGCGGCGCTGGAGCTGGCCGAACGCGGCCTGCGCGTGGTGGTGCTGGAGGCCGGCCGCATTTGCAGCGGCGCGTCGGGGCGCAACGGCGGGCACGCCCTCGTCGGCTATGCCGGCGGCCAGGCGCCTTTCGAGCAGCAACTGGGCAAGGAAGTGGCGCGCCAGGCCTGGGCCATGTCGCTCGAAGCCATTGCCCTGATGGACGAACGCATCGCCCGGCACGGCATCGCCTGCGACCGGGTGAAAGGCTATCTGACCGTGGCCGATTCGGCGCGCAAGGCCAGGGCGCTGGCGGCCGAGGTCGAGGCGCTGGAGCGCGACTACGGCTTTCATTGCGAACTCGCCACCGGGGCCGGCGTGGGCCGTTTCATCGACAGCCCGCGCTACCGCGCCGCCGCTTTCGAGGCCACCTCCGGCCATCTGCATCCGCTCAAATACGGCTTGGGATTGGCGCAAGCCGCTCGCGCGCTGGGCGTGCAAATCTTCGAGCATTCCGCCGTCACGTCGCTCAGGCGCGGCCCGGTGGTCGAGGCCGCCACCGCGCAGGGCCGGGTGCGCGCGCCCTTTGCCGTGCTGGCGGGCAACTGCATGCTGGGCGAACATGGCCCGAAAGTCGCGCCGGAAATCGGCTCGCGCATCATGCCGGTCGGCACCTACATGATTGCCACCGGGCCGCTCGACCCGGCCCTGTGCGCCCGGCTGCTTCCCGGCAACGCGGCGGCCTGCGACAACAACTTCGTGCTCGACTATTTCCGCTTCAGCGCCGACCACCGCCTGCTGTTTGGCGGGCGGGTCAGCTATTCGACCGGCACGCCGCGCAACCTGCAGGTGGCGATGCGCCAGCGCATGGTGGCGGTGTTCCCGGCGCTGCGGGGCGCGGCGGTGGAGTTTGTCTGGGGCGGTTTTGTCGATATCAGCATGAACCGGGCGCCGGACTTTGGGCGCCTTGGCGGCAATCTGTATTACCTGCAGGGCTTCAGCGGCCACGGCGTCGCCGCGACCGGGCTGGGCGGGCGGCTGGTGGCTGAAGCCATTGCCGGGCAGGCCGGGCGTTTCGATGTGTTTGCCCGCCTCAAGCACGCACCGTTTCCGGGCGGGCTGTGGCTGCGAACACCCAGTCTGGTGCTGGGCATGGCGTATCACCGGCTGCGGGACTGGCTCTGATGCGGGTCAAAACTGTGCCGCGCAGGCCTTCAGCTGGTCGGGGGCGAACTGGTAAAGGGTCTGGGTGTCCACGCCGTGGGAACCTAGTCGCCTGGAAAACCTGACAGTGGGCTTGTTCCAGTCGAGGCAGCCCCATTCGAGTTGCTGGCAGCCCCGGTCAAGCGCCAGCCGGGCCATGAACGCCATCATGGCCTTGCCCGGCCCCTTGAAGCGCAAGGTTTCATCGATCAGGAAGCCGTCGATATGAAGCCCCGATTGCCCGGTGAAGGCCGACGAGGTCTGGTAAAAATAGACCAGCCCGACCGTCTGGCCGCCGTGAATGCCAAAAACCGCCTCTCCTTTTTTGTCGCTCAGAAGC
This DNA window, taken from Polaromonas hydrogenivorans, encodes the following:
- a CDS encoding PAS domain-containing protein; its protein translation is MTDPCQQTEALHEGPAPLDAVLCTGELERRPARPPDYETENRALAALVQALADSPRTILRALADTIREFLQVGSAGISLLASDEKRFVWPAIAGAWQGYAGGGTPRDFSPCGDVLDRNAPLLFKHFERRYAYLRDETHLAEECLLLPFYVKGKAVGTIWAVAHDARRQFDAEDLRQLASLGRFAAAAYQATALLDTALEQGRVAQGLMEEAVQARLAMEKLRESEEHYRMCFESIEEGFCIIEKLEGETLDFRYVEANAAFAAQTSLSDVVGKTLRQVLPDEFEERLAIYDTVTRTGEPIKIQRRFGSQGRVLELYAFRVEDDMHRRVAINFQDITERKRAEEKLARQAAELATLYATAPVGLFMFDTDLRYLRINRTMADLNGMPAELHIGRTLRELLTTGLADTVEPLLRQVLETGRPLLNQELHGATVPRFDEPRHWLMSCHPVQAGDGTITGVHGAVQEITERKQAEDALRESQRFLHSILNALSGHIAVLDESGTILEINEAWSRFALENQTAGVNASVGVGVNYLQHCEHEPFQCGETPAYARAIKDVLAGRRTRFEMEYSCHSPTAQRWFVMRVTRFQSPGPVRVVIVHDDCTERKLAENASREAEERYRNLFNSIDEGFCVIEMLFDDQQKPVDFRYLEVNPAFEMQTGMRNVTGKRVREMIPDLEAYWFEIYGKVALTGESLRFINEVKALDRWFDIHATRLGGPENRQVAIIFDNVTQRMKADEALRQSEARFRLLFDRGPVAIYSCDTSGMIKEFNPCAVKLWGREPTPEDIDERFCGSSRVYCLDGTLLTPEQNPVIAVLKGEMLQAHDVEALIERPDGSRIHVIANIVPLRNSWGEITGAINCFYDITERSRLEQKTQEQAQALAELHQRKDEFLAMLSHELRNPLAPLASAVQLLRRQKNEAPLQQQALGIIERQTGQLKHLVDDLMEISRITSGSVRLRQERVSLGDVVERALETTRPLMLQRRHELAVSLPQQPVWLHADATRLEQVLVNLLTNAAKYTDKGGRIWLSAGQEEATGTGAAVVRVRDTGIGIAPELLPRIFDLFTQAERSIDRSQGGLGIGLCLVQRLVELHGGTVAVRSVLGQGSEFVVRLPVMPVDMPQPSVPQPSVKPAQPPGNGCRVLAVDDNVDAVQSLAMLLKMSGHVVEIAYDGPSALTMALAMRPDVMLLDIGLPGLTGYEVAEQVRQEPALKNIVLVALTGYGRAADRQFSKDAGFDYHLVKPADFREVEKILAVVAGQAALPGR
- the lgt gene encoding prolipoprotein diacylglyceryl transferase; translated protein: MLIHPDINPVALQLGPLAIHWYGLTYLAAFGLFFFLASLRLRHEPYASITGPGAWSSRDIEDILFLGVMGVVIGGRLGYCLFYKPGYYLTHPLEIFAVWQGGMSFHGGMLGVLVSQWWFARSRQRPWLQVMDFIAPCVPTGLAAGRVGNFINGELWGRFSAPDLPWGMVFAHSGSMLPRHPSQVYQFLMEGLLLFVLLWLYARKPRKMGQVSGAFLVGYGVFRFIAEFFREPDDFLGILALGMSMGQWLCVPMIGAGIWLWIWASNRTSRI
- a CDS encoding malonyl-CoA decarboxylase; protein product: MNSSNWIGRNVSRLLPAASAKQIDADAQDERAQAASKSGAEDASKDSPAARSIPVRLEATLRQEGEALSPRLLRRALQELQAIIDPRVSEVEGGRRAMDVAAWYAGAPLAQRRDLWLLMSEIFVADAQKTREAQAKFAAAVGTPDEAVAEVHYRRATVSPRRRLLQRFSVYPQGVRFLVDLRAEMLPFLKADKRLMALDVELEYMFSTWFDVGFLDLRRISWDSPASLIEKLIQYEAVHDIKSWADVKNRLDSDRRCYGFFHPRLPGIPLIFVEVALVGEMAAGIMPLLDEHAAASDLDKATTAIFYSISNTQPGLRGVSFGDSLIKRVVETLKDEFPKLKVFATLSPIPGLRSWLGKNAAALLDQLADKERTALSQAIGPDPLTPGGFLAAIESPLELPEKSPLRRMLLQCAAHYLGQGLQDGKPLDAVARFHLGNGARVERLNWAADPSPKGLKQSYGLMVNYLYDLKRLDKHRALLAQGKVPVSMELQDLYI
- a CDS encoding enoyl-CoA hydratase/isomerase family protein, with product MSGQVLLEISGSFAAVTLSHPGKFNAMSRAMWCELRAAFEAIQQRRDVHCVLVRGDSGHFCAGGDISEYAGFRFEQASLRDFHENDVWGGLQAMLDCDVPILAQIEGNCMGAGVEIASCCDIRMAADSARFGAPIARLGFPMAPREAALVMRAVGELTAREMLLSAAVLDAAEMKQRGFLNQVLAADALDAAVQERIHRIRQLAPQAARLNKASFRALAHVPPAQAAIDLIVTAYDYADSGEHREGIGAFMEKRPPAFRP
- a CDS encoding malonate--CoA ligase, yielding MINHNLFAALRAAFPDALDEVAIETGDGLLYSWRDLEHGSAMMANLLQSLNLPKGARIAVQVEKSVEAMVLYLATLRAGYVFLPLNTAYQSLEIEYFIGNAEPSVVVCSSANFGWVSKIAFKAGTQHVFTLDDDRTGSLLERAAHCSDQHEVVVKQPDDMAAILYTSGTTGRSKGAMLSHGNLLSNARVLQDYWGWKQGDVLIHALPIFHVHGLFIAIHGALINGSKMIWLAKFDPKKVIEKLPQATVFMGVPTLYVRLLAEPGLTVDACRSMRLFIAGSAPLLIETFREWQARTGHTILERYGMSETAMLTSNPYQGGERRGGTVGFALPGVSLRVVGDDGQGLPAGEIGNIQVKGPNVFSGYWRMPEKTAEEFTADGYFKTGDVGKIDADGYITIVGRSKDLIISGGYNVYPAEIEGYINELPGVAESAVVGVPHPDFGEVGVAVVIAKPGATPDGARIVATLKSNLANFKVPKQCFVVSELPRNTMGKVQKNVLREQYKALFA
- a CDS encoding DMT family transporter; translated protein: MPHRPASPWIAYACLALSMSLVGSYVALSKPLVAALPVFLLAWLRFGIGGLAMAHWLKKPAHEAPMSSQTRRLLFLESFLGNFLFSICMLFGVSLTSAVAAGVIMAAIPATVALLSWLFLRERISGRVWAAVACAVLGIALVSLSKNELSMHMDSAQEADLSSKNAWLGNLLLVGAVLCEAAYAVIGKKLTGVLGPKRITALINLWGFALVTPLGLWMAWGFDFAGVAPASWLLLVFYALAASVWTVWLWMTGLKTIPANQAGVFTVMLPVSAAAVGVLVLGEHLNGTQVGAFAIALTGVVLATLPERGNSKLKPEQAAPLP
- a CDS encoding NAD(P)/FAD-dependent oxidoreductase; this encodes MLLQSDTQLGRQSYYEASVLREPPLPPLQEAVDADVLVVGAGFAGLSAALELAERGLRVVVLEAGRICSGASGRNGGHALVGYAGGQAPFEQQLGKEVARQAWAMSLEAIALMDERIARHGIACDRVKGYLTVADSARKARALAAEVEALERDYGFHCELATGAGVGRFIDSPRYRAAAFEATSGHLHPLKYGLGLAQAARALGVQIFEHSAVTSLRRGPVVEAATAQGRVRAPFAVLAGNCMLGEHGPKVAPEIGSRIMPVGTYMIATGPLDPALCARLLPGNAAACDNNFVLDYFRFSADHRLLFGGRVSYSTGTPRNLQVAMRQRMVAVFPALRGAAVEFVWGGFVDISMNRAPDFGRLGGNLYYLQGFSGHGVAATGLGGRLVAEAIAGQAGRFDVFARLKHAPFPGGLWLRTPSLVLGMAYHRLRDWL
- a CDS encoding GNAT family N-acetyltransferase, whose amino-acid sequence is MNIILTQDPKFMLRFATPDDAGLVVSLMEKLGASRKKMAGKITATEEGIRRLLSDKKGEAVFGIHGGQTVGLVYFYQTSSAFTGQSGLHIDGFLIDETLRFKGPGKAMMAFMARLALDRGCQQLEWGCLDWNKPTVRFSRRLGSHGVDTQTLYQFAPDQLKACAAQF